In Herbaspirillum seropedicae, a single window of DNA contains:
- a CDS encoding centriolin protein — protein sequence MKSVSMNKPSAGDPVYLAPWLGTLAVFAAYVLVNLWLYQRVMELIAHAANPFFVIVLVVITVLGQVLTIWQAKRILAEGRQVDLLSGRVKTFARDGRTEGAALEQELVKEDRNFDIDRLLRQLKNADGRTIRFDRTQLQHQFDGFAGDLQRRTLLPQYIANTLIGLGLFGTFLGLIVTLKEVALLIGMFSSIGTEGGSDMMGKFFERMSGPLAGMGDAFVASLLGLGGSIVNNVQLLACKKLQRLVSARAEGFYMHAAEFICTNSEDVIRAAKSDTALAESQLQEIRTIRGEMCRQTDAILLATSRMRQASEPLAKGLETLQKQLSAQAQDRPQLEQIAAAMEQRLGSLVNKFEETRQAHQGLMGAVSNMETHLGELAKASGAQTEQQQDVSRKLSELSSITVQQSELCRNALRENSDQLRTTLHEDLHQIGMRLDESLRDQREQGQMIASIQGSARSVVVAVETAGVQLLQQGEQLPKQITDLIARIEKIDLSLEAAKGGSWQQGEVGPAPEAPAS from the coding sequence ATGAAGTCCGTCTCAATGAACAAGCCCTCCGCTGGAGACCCGGTCTATCTCGCCCCCTGGCTTGGCACCTTGGCCGTGTTTGCGGCCTACGTGCTGGTCAATCTGTGGTTGTACCAACGCGTCATGGAGTTGATCGCCCATGCCGCCAACCCCTTCTTCGTGATAGTGCTGGTGGTCATTACCGTGCTGGGCCAGGTGCTCACCATCTGGCAAGCCAAACGCATCCTGGCCGAAGGGCGTCAGGTCGATCTGCTCAGTGGCCGCGTCAAGACCTTCGCCCGCGACGGTCGCACCGAGGGCGCCGCACTGGAGCAGGAGCTGGTGAAGGAGGATCGCAATTTCGACATCGACCGTCTGCTGCGCCAGCTCAAGAATGCCGATGGCCGGACCATCCGCTTTGATCGTACCCAGCTGCAGCACCAGTTCGACGGCTTCGCCGGCGACCTGCAGCGCCGCACCCTGTTGCCCCAGTACATCGCCAACACCCTGATCGGCCTGGGTCTGTTCGGTACCTTCCTGGGCCTGATCGTGACCCTGAAGGAAGTGGCGCTGCTCATCGGCATGTTCAGCTCCATTGGCACCGAAGGCGGCAGCGACATGATGGGCAAGTTCTTCGAACGCATGAGCGGCCCGCTGGCCGGCATGGGCGACGCCTTCGTCGCCTCGCTGCTGGGCCTGGGCGGCTCCATCGTCAACAACGTCCAGCTGCTGGCCTGCAAGAAGCTGCAACGCCTGGTCAGCGCTCGCGCCGAAGGCTTCTACATGCACGCCGCCGAGTTCATCTGCACCAACAGCGAAGACGTGATCCGCGCCGCCAAGAGCGATACAGCCCTGGCCGAAAGCCAGTTGCAGGAGATCCGCACCATCCGTGGTGAGATGTGTCGTCAGACCGACGCCATCCTGCTGGCGACCTCACGCATGCGCCAGGCCAGCGAACCCCTGGCCAAGGGACTGGAAACCCTGCAGAAGCAGTTGAGCGCCCAGGCCCAGGATCGACCGCAACTGGAACAGATCGCCGCCGCCATGGAACAGCGCCTGGGCAGCCTGGTGAACAAGTTCGAAGAAACCCGGCAAGCGCACCAGGGCCTGATGGGCGCCGTGAGCAACATGGAAACCCACCTGGGCGAATTGGCCAAGGCCAGCGGCGCGCAGACCGAACAGCAGCAGGATGTCTCGCGCAAGCTCTCCGAGCTCTCCAGCATCACCGTGCAGCAGAGCGAGCTGTGCCGCAACGCCTTGCGTGAAAACAGCGACCAGCTGCGCACCACCTTGCATGAAGACCTCCATCAGATCGGCATGCGCCTGGATGAAAGCCTGCGCGACCAGCGCGAGCAGGGCCAGATGATCGCCAGCATCCAGGGCAGCGCCCGCAGCGTCGTGGTCGCCGTCGAGACCGCCGGCGTGCAGTTGCTCCAGCAGGGCGAGCAATTGCCAAAGCAGATCACCGACCTGATCGCCCGTATCGAAAAGATCGACCTGAGCCTGGAAGCCGCCAAGGGCGGCAGCTGGCAGCAGGGCG
- a CDS encoding HlyD family efflux transporter periplasmic adaptor subunit, with protein sequence MNNEKNPLISAQWVLRLSMASVLVLLLWAAVSQIDQVTRAQGQVIAVSRTQSVQAPDGGPVKQILVKEGEAVKQGQLLMVLEQDRVQTSLNDSRAKVAALRISLARLRAEVYGHPLNFEPDLLDYKEYIANQKDLYVKRKILIDQDLASLQDMLGLANQELEMNKSLERTGDVGRADVLRLQRNVADIRAQINNKRNKYFQEALVDMTKVQEDLNTQREQLEDRTQVLEHTELKAPADGVVKNIKVTTIGGVVRSGDVVMEILPVDNLIVEAKVSTADSAYVKVGQAANVKLDAYDYSIYGTLNGHVVYVSPDTLLDETRQGAMPYYRVHIALEEAVFKGRKADAIQVKPGMTATVEIKANTRTVLSFLTKPIAKTLQESMGER encoded by the coding sequence ATGAACAACGAAAAAAATCCGCTGATCAGTGCGCAATGGGTCCTGCGCCTGTCCATGGCCAGCGTGCTGGTCCTGCTGCTGTGGGCGGCGGTGAGCCAGATCGACCAGGTCACCCGAGCACAAGGGCAGGTCATCGCAGTCTCCCGCACGCAGTCGGTGCAGGCCCCCGATGGTGGTCCGGTCAAGCAGATCCTGGTCAAGGAGGGCGAGGCCGTCAAGCAAGGGCAACTGCTGATGGTGCTGGAGCAGGACCGCGTCCAGACCTCCCTCAACGACAGCCGCGCCAAGGTGGCCGCACTGCGCATCAGCCTGGCGCGCCTGCGTGCCGAGGTGTATGGCCATCCCCTGAACTTCGAGCCCGATCTGCTCGACTACAAGGAATACATCGCCAATCAGAAGGACCTCTACGTCAAGCGCAAGATCCTGATCGACCAGGACCTGGCCTCCTTGCAAGACATGCTGGGCCTGGCCAACCAGGAACTGGAGATGAACAAGTCGCTGGAACGCACCGGCGACGTCGGGCGGGCCGATGTGTTGCGGCTACAGCGCAACGTGGCCGATATCCGCGCGCAGATCAACAACAAGCGCAACAAGTATTTCCAGGAAGCCCTGGTGGACATGACCAAGGTCCAGGAAGACCTCAACACCCAGCGTGAACAGCTGGAAGACCGCACCCAGGTGCTGGAGCACACCGAGCTCAAGGCTCCGGCCGACGGCGTGGTCAAAAACATCAAGGTCACCACCATCGGTGGCGTGGTGCGCTCCGGCGACGTGGTCATGGAAATCCTGCCGGTGGACAACCTCATCGTCGAGGCCAAGGTCTCCACGGCCGACTCGGCCTACGTCAAGGTCGGGCAGGCCGCCAACGTCAAGCTGGATGCCTACGACTACTCCATCTACGGCACCCTCAACGGCCACGTCGTCTACGTTTCCCCCGATACCCTGCTCGACGAGACGCGTCAGGGCGCCATGCCGTACTACCGGGTCCACATCGCCCTGGAAGAGGCCGTCTTCAAGGGCCGCAAGGCCGACGCCATCCAGGTCAAGCCCGGCATGACCGCCACCGTCGAGATCAAGGCCAATACCCGTACCGTGCTGTCTTTCCTCACCAAGCCCATCGCCAAGACATTGCAGGAGTCGATGGGCGAACGATAA
- a CDS encoding ATP-binding cassette domain-containing protein, with translation MSEISTSLSWALTMAARRQGVVIDTQRLGTAIAAAVGKGGSPDIPKLCRALNLSRPRHLAKPDRPSLPLLCQVKEQGWGLLVDQRPDGRWDFLCHTGQSVVGDAEIVGGGYRLDFTEQGGKKGQQGFERVFLDAIGEFRPVLIEIVVASVVMSIIALGASIFSMQVYDRVIPTHGVATLIVLAIGVGLAILFELGMKFARSHIMDKVVSGLDAKLSQALYERLLAVRVDQLPGSVGSLAGQLRGYEQIRSFYTSQTLFTLVDLPLGLLFVLVIALIASPWMALVPTVFGVVAILIGYLSNRKVARLADKSAAASNLKTGLLVETVEGVETIKSGSGGWKFLSRWIDVSAESIRSDMAMRAIGDHAGYIAATLQQLSYSTTVIIGAFLVINGQITMGALIACSILGGRILAPVAMIPGLMVQRAHTKATLAGLEKIYALQTDQGSERQLTPDNLRGEFRIEEAKFTYAGSMLNAMTIDQLTINAGERVAVLGPIGAGKSTILRLLSGLYRPQQGRILLDGLDMANINRLTLNQHIGYLQQDHRLFVGSLRENLLIGLPDPGDDVLRQVMERTGLLRLVSSHPKGLDLPIQEGGRGLSGGQKQLVAFTRLLLCQPNVFLLDEPTASMDEDLERHCLNVLNQEISGGRTLVVVTHKPAFLPMVDRVIVVVGNRIVLDGPRDVILARLRGQQAPLPAVSAEA, from the coding sequence ATGAGCGAGATCAGCACCAGCTTGTCCTGGGCCCTGACCATGGCGGCGCGCCGCCAGGGCGTCGTCATCGATACGCAGCGTCTGGGCACGGCCATCGCCGCCGCAGTCGGCAAGGGCGGTTCGCCCGACATCCCCAAGCTGTGCCGGGCGCTGAACCTGTCGCGCCCACGTCACCTGGCCAAGCCCGACCGCCCCAGCCTGCCGTTGCTGTGCCAGGTCAAGGAGCAAGGCTGGGGGCTGCTGGTGGACCAGCGCCCTGACGGGCGTTGGGACTTCCTCTGCCACACCGGCCAAAGCGTGGTGGGCGATGCCGAGATCGTCGGCGGCGGCTACCGCCTGGACTTCACCGAGCAGGGCGGCAAGAAGGGGCAGCAGGGTTTCGAGCGGGTCTTCCTGGACGCCATCGGCGAGTTCCGCCCGGTGCTCATCGAGATCGTCGTGGCCTCGGTGGTGATGAGCATCATCGCACTGGGCGCGTCGATCTTCTCCATGCAGGTCTATGACCGCGTCATCCCCACCCACGGCGTGGCCACCCTGATCGTGCTGGCCATCGGCGTGGGCCTGGCCATCCTGTTCGAGCTGGGCATGAAGTTCGCCCGCTCCCACATCATGGACAAGGTGGTTTCCGGCCTCGACGCCAAGTTGTCGCAGGCGCTCTATGAGCGCCTGCTGGCCGTGCGGGTCGATCAACTGCCCGGTTCCGTGGGCAGCCTGGCCGGCCAGCTGCGCGGCTATGAACAGATCCGCTCCTTCTACACCTCGCAGACCCTGTTCACCCTGGTCGACCTGCCGCTGGGCTTGCTGTTCGTACTGGTGATCGCCCTCATCGCCAGCCCCTGGATGGCGCTGGTGCCGACCGTCTTCGGTGTGGTCGCCATCCTGATCGGCTACCTCTCCAACCGCAAGGTAGCAAGGCTGGCCGACAAGAGTGCGGCTGCCTCCAACCTCAAGACCGGCCTGCTGGTGGAGACGGTGGAAGGCGTCGAGACCATCAAGTCCGGTTCCGGCGGCTGGAAGTTCCTCTCGCGCTGGATCGACGTCAGCGCCGAATCCATCCGCAGCGACATGGCCATGCGCGCCATCGGCGACCATGCCGGCTATATCGCCGCCACCTTGCAGCAACTGAGCTATTCCACCACCGTCATCATCGGCGCCTTCCTGGTCATCAATGGCCAGATCACCATGGGCGCGCTCATCGCCTGTTCCATCCTGGGCGGCCGCATCCTGGCGCCGGTAGCGATGATTCCCGGCCTGATGGTGCAACGCGCCCACACCAAGGCCACGCTGGCCGGGCTGGAAAAGATCTACGCCTTGCAGACCGACCAGGGCAGCGAGCGCCAGCTCACCCCTGACAACCTGCGCGGTGAGTTCCGCATCGAAGAGGCCAAGTTCACCTACGCCGGCAGCATGCTCAACGCCATGACCATCGACCAGCTGACCATCAACGCAGGTGAGCGCGTGGCCGTGCTGGGGCCGATCGGCGCCGGCAAGTCCACCATCCTGCGCCTGCTGTCGGGACTGTATCGCCCGCAGCAGGGACGCATCCTGCTCGATGGCCTGGACATGGCCAACATCAACCGTCTCACCCTGAACCAGCACATCGGCTATCTGCAGCAGGATCACCGCCTGTTCGTCGGCAGCCTGCGCGAGAACCTGCTGATCGGCCTGCCCGACCCCGGCGATGACGTGCTGCGCCAGGTGATGGAGCGCACCGGTCTGCTGCGCCTGGTCTCGTCCCACCCCAAGGGGCTGGACCTGCCGATCCAGGAAGGCGGGCGCGGACTCTCCGGCGGCCAGAAGCAACTGGTGGCCTTCACCCGGCTGTTGCTGTGCCAGCCCAATGTCTTCCTGCTCGACGAACCCACCGCCTCCATGGATGAAGACCTGGAGCGGCATTGCCTGAATGTGCTCAATCAAGAGATCTCCGGCGGCCGCACCCTGGTGGTGGTCACCCACAAGCCTGCCTTCCTGCCCATGGTGGACCGCGTCATCGTGGTGGTCGGCAACCGCATCGTCCTTGACGGCCCCCGCGACGTGATCCTGGCCCGCCTGCGCGGCCAGCAGGCGCCGCTGCCCGCCGTCTCGGCAGAAGCTTAA
- a CDS encoding TolC family protein produces the protein MKSNAVQQEPTQRNHACGKGGMARKLMSALALCLTLALTGEDVAAVTLGELVKQAAFNNPAALSRQRAVESAGESVSSARWQFFPNPSISVERASSRNSRDVSYGGDSSVVTLRLQQTLWAGGRLTAQLEQAEHNQASAEEALREQRLRLAEQVISQYSMWVRSDLAASANDKNLQELEKFLEQSVRREREGAAARVDVTLVRGRRDQALTDLLGAKAGRSSARLQLEQLVGMPLTDEEIRADVAKMEVSDDLPTLTESTLGSSPLIKRLRADAQVQESAIKIRQASYWPEVYARLEHQRGNYSVPNQPSNNRAFIGMQMQLGAGLSLGSEVAAARGRYEAALLAVDAARLELVSQVGSIYTEYQQALARSRNLEEVALSADEVLSSYTRQYLSGRRSWLDVMNAVREVVQADLQRADVTAMIIANGHKLRLWAYGLDEVR, from the coding sequence ATGAAATCCAACGCAGTTCAGCAGGAGCCGACACAGCGCAACCACGCTTGCGGCAAAGGTGGTATGGCGCGCAAGCTCATGTCTGCCCTGGCGCTTTGTCTTACGCTGGCGCTGACCGGTGAAGACGTCGCGGCGGTCACACTGGGTGAGCTGGTCAAGCAGGCCGCCTTCAACAACCCCGCCGCGCTGTCCCGGCAGCGCGCGGTGGAATCGGCTGGCGAGAGCGTATCGTCGGCGCGCTGGCAGTTCTTCCCCAATCCTTCGATCTCGGTCGAGCGCGCCAGCAGCAGGAATTCCCGTGACGTTTCCTATGGCGGCGACTCCAGCGTGGTGACGCTGCGCCTGCAACAGACCCTGTGGGCGGGCGGTCGCCTGACCGCGCAGCTGGAACAGGCCGAACACAACCAGGCCTCGGCCGAGGAAGCCCTGCGCGAGCAGCGCCTGCGTCTGGCCGAACAGGTGATCTCGCAATACAGCATGTGGGTGCGCTCTGACCTGGCGGCCAGCGCCAACGACAAGAACCTGCAAGAGCTGGAGAAATTCCTCGAACAAAGCGTACGCCGCGAGCGCGAGGGCGCCGCTGCCCGGGTCGACGTGACCCTGGTGCGCGGGCGTCGCGACCAGGCCTTGACTGACCTGCTGGGCGCCAAGGCCGGCCGTTCCTCGGCCCGGCTGCAGCTGGAGCAACTGGTGGGCATGCCGCTGACCGATGAGGAAATTCGCGCCGATGTCGCCAAGATGGAAGTGAGCGACGATCTGCCCACCCTGACCGAAAGCACCCTCGGCAGCAGCCCGCTCATCAAGCGCCTGCGCGCCGACGCCCAGGTGCAGGAGTCGGCTATCAAGATCCGCCAGGCTTCCTACTGGCCCGAGGTCTATGCCCGGCTGGAGCACCAGCGCGGCAACTACAGCGTGCCCAACCAGCCCAGCAACAACCGCGCCTTCATCGGCATGCAGATGCAACTGGGTGCGGGGCTCTCGCTGGGCTCCGAAGTGGCCGCTGCGCGCGGACGCTACGAGGCAGCCCTGCTGGCCGTGGACGCGGCGCGGCTGGAACTGGTCTCCCAGGTCGGCAGCATCTATACCGAGTACCAGCAAGCCCTGGCGCGCTCCCGCAACCTGGAAGAGGTTGCGCTGTCCGCCGACGAGGTGCTCTCTTCCTACACCCGCCAATACCTCTCGGGCAGGCGTTCCTGGCTGGATGTGATGAACGCGGTGCGCGAAGTGGTGCAGGCCGACCTGCAGCGCGCCGATGTCACGGCCATGATCATCGCCAACGGCCACAAGCTGCGCCTGTGGGCCTACGGCCTCGACGAGGTGCGCTAG
- a CDS encoding tetratricopeptide repeat protein: protein MNPTDTLKLALSHFDQEDYAEAQALLFALLDAHPRDKDALHLLGSVAAAQGRFAEAALAWQQALRLLPPDSEEALALRYRLGRAFYEEGRFEDAFLLYRELIESGWQLPELFVAAAAALQGMSPSGKNDPQALALLEEALQRDPGQADTWHRKAALHERARQWDAARQCIHQALRLDDQRAQYWLAAGLVEHAQGQFEEALRYYDQALILAPELVDAHVSRGTTLARLRQHEEAIDSYRRALRIDDKDADAHLNLALSLLVLGRLEQAWPLYEWRWEGRSADPYRHATIPAWNGGSSLAGKRILLWAEQGQGDTIQFSRYVALILQAGAQVVLEVPASLLALMHSLAVPTPLTLVAMGEPLPEVDFQLPLMSLPLVCNTRADDIPAAVPYLCADPARRILWEERLATLAPRSPARMRIGLVCSGNAGNVNDARRSIELSRFAPLALARPQLDFFVIQPDLRQADRQWCEQQPGWHWVGAAINDFADTAAVLAGMDLVISVDTAAAHLAGAMACPVWIALPYAPDWRWLLNAADSPWYPTARLFRQQQPGAWDDVILTLRAALAVHGASPG, encoded by the coding sequence ATGAATCCCACCGATACGCTCAAACTGGCCCTGTCCCACTTCGACCAGGAAGACTACGCCGAGGCCCAAGCCTTGCTCTTCGCCCTGCTCGACGCCCATCCCCGCGACAAGGACGCCCTGCACCTGCTGGGCAGTGTGGCAGCGGCCCAGGGCCGTTTTGCCGAGGCCGCGCTGGCCTGGCAGCAGGCCCTGCGGCTGCTGCCGCCGGACAGCGAGGAAGCGCTGGCGCTGCGCTACCGCCTCGGACGCGCCTTCTACGAAGAAGGGCGTTTCGAGGATGCCTTCCTGCTCTATCGCGAACTCATCGAATCCGGCTGGCAGCTGCCCGAGCTGTTCGTGGCCGCCGCCGCGGCCTTGCAGGGCATGTCGCCCTCGGGCAAGAACGATCCGCAGGCGCTGGCCTTGCTGGAAGAAGCGCTGCAACGTGATCCTGGCCAGGCCGACACCTGGCACCGCAAGGCCGCGCTGCACGAACGCGCGCGCCAATGGGACGCGGCCCGCCAATGCATCCACCAGGCCTTGCGCCTGGATGACCAGCGTGCGCAATACTGGCTGGCCGCAGGGCTGGTGGAACATGCGCAAGGACAGTTCGAGGAGGCGCTGCGTTATTACGACCAGGCCCTCATCCTCGCCCCCGAGTTGGTGGACGCCCACGTCAGTCGCGGTACCACGCTGGCGCGCCTGCGCCAGCATGAAGAAGCCATCGACAGCTATCGGCGCGCCCTGCGCATCGACGACAAGGACGCCGACGCCCACCTCAACCTGGCCCTCTCGCTGCTGGTGCTGGGTCGGCTGGAACAGGCCTGGCCCCTCTATGAGTGGCGCTGGGAAGGGCGTAGCGCCGATCCCTACCGGCACGCCACGATCCCGGCCTGGAATGGCGGCAGCTCCTTGGCGGGCAAACGCATCCTGCTGTGGGCCGAACAGGGGCAGGGCGATACCATCCAGTTCAGCCGCTATGTGGCCCTCATCCTGCAAGCTGGCGCGCAGGTCGTCCTGGAAGTGCCGGCCAGCCTGCTGGCGCTGATGCATAGCCTCGCAGTGCCAACCCCCTTGACGCTGGTGGCCATGGGCGAGCCCTTGCCGGAAGTGGACTTCCAGTTGCCGCTGATGAGCCTGCCGCTGGTCTGCAATACCCGCGCCGACGACATCCCCGCGGCCGTGCCTTATCTCTGCGCTGATCCTGCCCGCCGCATCTTGTGGGAGGAACGCCTGGCTACCCTGGCGCCGCGCAGTCCCGCACGGATGCGCATCGGCCTGGTCTGTTCCGGCAATGCCGGCAATGTCAATGATGCTCGCCGTTCCATCGAACTCTCGCGCTTTGCGCCGCTGGCCCTGGCTCGCCCGCAGCTGGACTTCTTCGTCATCCAGCCCGACCTGCGCCAGGCCGATCGACAATGGTGCGAGCAACAACCCGGCTGGCACTGGGTGGGGGCAGCCATCAATGACTTTGCCGATACCGCCGCCGTGCTGGCAGGCATGGACCTCGTCATCAGCGTCGATACCGCCGCCGCGCACCTGGCCGGCGCCATGGCTTGCCCGGTGTGGATCGCGCTGCCGTACGCGCCAGACTGGCGCTGGCTCCTCAATGCGGCCGATTCACCGTGGTATCCCACAGCCCGCCTGTTCCGCCAACAGCAGCCTGGCGCCTGGGACGATGTGATCCTCACTCTGCGCGCCGCACTCGCGGTGCACGGCGCATCGCCCGGCTGA
- the msrA gene encoding peptide-methionine (S)-S-oxide reductase MsrA, with product MSRFKPAVLALCLALSTLAAAHAAERAVAVPAPVGKALLAASAPTETLVLAGGCFWGVQGVFQHTQGVLKAVSGYAGGKADTATYAMVSSGSTGHAEAVQVTYDPRKISFGQLLQIYFSVAHDPTQLNRQGPDQGTQYRSAIFTANEQQKEAAQAYIAQLNAAKVYGAPIVTQVTALQGFYAAEDYHQDYATLHPNQPYIAYNDLPKIGNLQKMYPALYRADPVLVFKR from the coding sequence ATGTCCCGCTTCAAACCTGCCGTCCTGGCGCTTTGCCTGGCCCTGTCCACCCTTGCCGCTGCTCATGCCGCCGAACGCGCCGTGGCCGTGCCTGCGCCGGTAGGCAAGGCGTTGCTGGCCGCCAGCGCGCCGACGGAAACGCTGGTGCTGGCCGGTGGTTGCTTCTGGGGTGTGCAGGGCGTGTTCCAGCATACCCAGGGCGTGCTCAAGGCCGTCTCCGGCTATGCCGGCGGCAAGGCAGATACCGCCACCTACGCCATGGTCAGCTCGGGCAGCACCGGCCATGCCGAAGCGGTGCAGGTGACCTATGATCCGCGCAAGATCTCCTTCGGCCAGCTCCTGCAGATCTATTTCTCGGTGGCGCATGACCCCACCCAGCTCAACCGCCAGGGACCGGACCAGGGCACCCAGTACCGCTCGGCCATCTTCACCGCCAATGAGCAGCAGAAGGAGGCGGCCCAGGCCTATATCGCGCAGCTCAATGCGGCCAAGGTCTATGGCGCGCCCATCGTCACCCAGGTCACCGCGCTGCAGGGCTTCTATGCCGCCGAGGATTACCACCAGGACTACGCCACCCTGCATCCCAACCAGCCCTATATCGCCTACAACGACCTGCCCAAGATCGGCAACCTGCAAAAGATGTATCCGGCGCTCTACCGCGCTGATCCTGTGCTGGTCTTCAAGCGCTAG
- a CDS encoding sulfite oxidase heme-binding subunit YedZ, which translates to MQLAPVALHNLKPRTVTGLWWLFLALACLPLLRLVILGFTGGLGANPLEFITHSTGDWTLYLFCLTLAVTPLRKLTGLNWLVRMRRMLGLMAFFYLCLHFTTFVWFDHFFDLGEIWKDILKRPFITVGVIALLLSIPLALTSTNGMVRRLGGKRWQALHRLVYLIVPLGVLHYWWDKAGKNLIAQPLLFAVLVGLMLVLRLVWRKGRAARPS; encoded by the coding sequence ATGCAGCTCGCTCCCGTCGCCCTTCACAACCTCAAGCCACGCACCGTCACCGGGTTATGGTGGCTGTTCCTGGCGCTGGCCTGCCTGCCCTTGCTACGGTTGGTGATACTGGGCTTCACCGGCGGGCTGGGCGCCAATCCGCTGGAATTCATCACTCATAGCACCGGCGACTGGACGCTCTACCTGTTCTGCCTCACCCTGGCCGTTACGCCGCTGCGCAAGCTCACGGGCCTGAACTGGCTGGTGCGCATGCGCCGCATGCTGGGCCTCATGGCCTTCTTCTACCTGTGCCTGCACTTCACCACCTTTGTCTGGTTCGACCACTTCTTCGACCTGGGTGAAATCTGGAAGGACATCCTCAAGCGCCCCTTCATCACCGTCGGCGTGATCGCCTTGTTGCTGTCCATTCCGTTGGCGCTCACCAGCACCAATGGCATGGTGCGTCGCCTCGGCGGCAAGCGCTGGCAAGCCCTGCACCGCCTGGTCTACCTGATCGTGCCGCTGGGCGTGCTGCACTACTGGTGGGACAAGGCGGGCAAGAACCTGATCGCCCAGCCACTGCTTTTTGCCGTGCTGGTGGGCCTCATGCTGGTATTGCGCCTGGTGTGGCGCAAGGGCAGGGCGGCGCGGCCGTCCTGA
- the msrP gene encoding protein-methionine-sulfoxide reductase catalytic subunit MsrP: protein MLIKIRPDQIEIPTASEITPKDVYLSRRSFMARVAAGAALAGGMGALPQAFAQQGRKLPAKLNNAYAVMDKQTAYKDATSYNNFYEFGTDKADPAKNAGTLKTSPWTIDIEGEVKKPFTLDLDALTKLAPLEERIYRLRCVEGWSMVIPWIGYSLSALIKKAEPTGNAKYVEFVTLADKKQMPGLSDPILNWPYREGLRLDEANHPLTLLTLGMYGEVLPNQNGAPVRIIVPWKYGFKSAKSIVKIRFVKDEPKTAWNLYAPQEYGFYSNVNPGVDHPRWSQATERRIGEDGFFAPKRKTLMFNGYNEVAGLYTGMDLRKFF, encoded by the coding sequence ATGCTGATCAAGATTCGTCCCGACCAGATCGAGATTCCGACCGCATCCGAGATCACACCCAAGGATGTCTACCTGTCCCGCCGCAGCTTCATGGCGCGGGTGGCGGCCGGTGCGGCGCTGGCCGGCGGCATGGGCGCGCTGCCCCAGGCGTTTGCGCAGCAGGGCCGCAAGCTGCCGGCCAAGCTCAATAACGCCTACGCGGTCATGGACAAGCAGACCGCCTACAAGGACGCCACCAGCTACAACAACTTCTATGAATTCGGCACCGACAAGGCCGATCCTGCCAAGAACGCCGGCACCCTGAAGACCAGCCCGTGGACCATCGACATCGAAGGCGAAGTCAAGAAACCCTTCACCCTGGACCTCGACGCCCTGACCAAGCTGGCCCCGCTGGAAGAGCGCATCTACCGACTGCGCTGCGTGGAAGGCTGGTCGATGGTGATTCCCTGGATCGGCTATTCGCTGTCGGCCCTGATCAAGAAGGCCGAGCCCACTGGCAACGCCAAGTACGTGGAATTCGTCACCCTGGCCGACAAGAAGCAGATGCCGGGCCTGTCCGACCCGATCCTGAACTGGCCCTACCGCGAAGGCCTGCGCCTGGACGAGGCCAATCATCCGCTGACCTTGCTGACCCTGGGCATGTACGGCGAAGTGCTGCCCAACCAGAACGGTGCGCCGGTGCGCATCATCGTGCCGTGGAAGTATGGTTTCAAGTCGGCCAAGTCCATCGTCAAGATCCGCTTCGTCAAGGACGAGCCCAAGACTGCCTGGAATCTGTACGCGCCGCAGGAGTACGGTTTCTATTCCAACGTCAATCCCGGCGTCGATCATCCGCGCTGGTCACAGGCGACCGAGCGCCGCATCGGCGAGGACGGCTTCTTCGCGCCCAAGCGCAAGACCCTGATGTTCAATGGCTACAACGAGGTCGCGGGTCTCTACACCGGCATGGACCTGCGCAAGTTCTTCTGA